CCACGCTCATCACCGGCTCCAGCAGCACCGGCTGGGCGCGGCGCGCGGCCTCCTTGAAGGCCATGGACGCGGCGATCTTGAACGCGATTTCCGACGAGTCGACATCGTGGTAGCTGCCGAACACCAGCTGCACCTTGACGTCGACCATGGGGTAGCCGGCCAGCACGCCGGTGTCCATGGCCTCGCGAAGCCCCTGCTCGCTGGGCTTGATGAACTCGCGGGGGATCACGCCGCCCACGATCTTGTCCTCGAAGACGAAGCCCTGCCCCGGGTCGGCCGGCATCATGTTGATGACGACGTGGCCGTACTGGCCCGAGCCGCCGGTCTGGCGGACGAACTTGCCTTCGACCTTTTCCACCAGCTTGCGGATCGTCTCGCGGTAGGCCACCTGCGGACGGCCCACGTTGGCGTCGACCTTGAACTCGCGGAGCATGCGGTCCACCAGGATTTCCAGGTGGAGCTCGCCCATGCCGGAGATGATGGTCTGGCCCGTCTCCTGGTCGGTGTGAACCCGGAACGTGGGGTCCTCGTCCGCCAGGCGGCGCAGCGCCTCGCCCATCTTGTCCTGGTCGACCTTGGTCTTGGGCTCGATGGCGACGTCGATCACCGGCTCCGGGAACGTCATGCTTTCCAGCACCACCGGGTGCTCCGGGTCGCAGAGCGTGTTGCCGGTGGTGGTGTCCTTGAGGCCGATGGCGGCGGCGATGTCGCCGGCGCGCACCTCGGGGATCTCCTCGCGCTTGTTGGCGTGCATCTGGAGGATGCGGCCCAGGCGCTCGCGCTTGCCCTTGGTGCTGTTCAGCACGTGCGAGCCCGAGCTGATGACGCCCGAGTACACGCGGAAGAACGTGAGCTTACCCACGAACGGGTCGGTGGCGATCTTGAACGCCAGCGCCGAGAAGGGCTCGTCGTCGGTCGCGTGGCGCTCGATGGCCGCGTCGTCGTTCTCCGGGTCGGTTCCCTTGATGGCCGGGATGTCGACCGGGGCCGGCAGGTAGTCGATCACCGAGTCCAGCAGCTGCTGCACGCCCTTGTTCTTGAACGCCGAGCCGGTGAGCACCGGCACGATGGCGCCCGAGATGGTGGCGTTGCGGATGGCGCGGCGCAGCTCGGCCTCGGGGATCTCCTCGCCCTCGAGGTAGCGCTCCATCAGCCCCTCGTCGTGCTCGACCGAGCCCTCGACGAGCGCGAAGCGGGCCGCGGCGGCGCGCTCCTTGAGCTCTTCGCGGATGGGCTGCTCGACCCAGTTCTTGCCCATGGTGTTGTCGTCGTAGATCAGCTCCACCTGGCGAAGCACGTCGACGATGCCGACGAACTTTTCGCCGTCGCCGATGGGCAGGTGGATGGGCATGGGGTTGGCGCCCAGCCGGTCGACGATCATGGCCACGCAGCGGTCGAAGTTGGCGCCGGTGCGGTCCATCTTGTTCACGAAGCAGATGCGCGGCACGCCGTACTTGTCGGCCTGGCGCCACACCGTCTCGGACTGCGGCTCCACACCCGCCACCGCGTCGAACACGCAGACGGCGCCGTCGAGCACGCGAAGCGAGCGCTCCACCTCGACGGTGAAGTCCACGTGCCCCGGGGTGTCGATGATGTTGATCCGGTACATCTCGTCGAAGCGGGACCACTGGCACGTCGTGGCGGCCGACGTGATGGTGATGCCGCGCTCCTGCTCCTGCTCCATCCAGTCCATCGTGGCCGCACCTTCGTGCACCTCGCCGATCTTGTGCGTACGGCCGGTATAGTACAGGATGCGCTCGGTGGTGGTCGTCTTGCCGGCATCGATGTGCGCCATGATGCCGATGTTGCGGTACTTCTCGAGCGGTGTGGTGCGGGCCATTGGATTTCGTCTATCGGTAGCGGAAAACACGGGGCGCAAAGGGCAGTTTCGCCCTTCGCGCCGCCGCGGCTTCCTGATCGATCAATTCAGCCGGGCAAGCGCCCGGCCTGCCTTACCAGCGATAGTGGGCGAAGGCCTTGTTGGCTTCGGCCATGCGGTGCGTGTCGTCCTTCTTCTTGATGGTCGCGCCCTCGTTGCGGGACGCGGCCAGAAGCTCGGCGGCCAGGCGGTCGGCCATGGTCTTTTCGCCGCGGGCCCGGGCGTAGCCCACCAGCCAGCGCATGGCCAGCGCGGTGCGGCGCTCCGGGCGAACCTCGACGGGCACCTGGTAGGTGGCGCCGCCCACGCGGCGGCTCTTCACTTCCAGGACCGGCTTGGCGTTGTTCAGCGCCGCCTTGAAGACCGTTTCGGCCGGCTGGCCGGAACGCTCCTCGAGCGTGGTCATGGCGTTGTAGAAGATGCTCTCGGCCGTGCTCTTCTTGCCGTCGAGCATCAGCGTGTTGACGAACTTGGTCACCGAGTCCGAGCCGTAGACCGGATCCGGGATGATGGGGCGCTTGACGGCGCGTGTGCGGCGGCTCATGGCTTATCTCTTCCCCTTGCCGCCCTTGCCGGCCGGAGCGCCCTTGCCGGCGGGCTGGCCCGGCTTGGGCCGCTTGGCGCCGTACTTGGAACGGCTCTGGCGGCGATCGTTGACTCCGGACGCGTCGAGCGTTCCCCGGATGATGTGGTAGCGGACGCCCGGCAGGTCCTTCACCCGGCCGCCGCGGATGAGCACGATGCTGTGCTCCTGCAGGTTGTGCCCCTCGCCCGGGATGTAGGCCGTGACCTCGAACCCGTTGGTCAGCCGCACACGCGCGACCTTCCGGAGGGCCGAGTTGGGCTTCTTCGGGGTCGTGGTGTACACGCGCGTGCACACCCCGCGCTTCTGCGGGTTGTTGCGCATCGCGGGCGACTTGCTCTTGTTGATGAGCGTCTGCCGCCCGTGGCGGACCAGCTGGTTGATCGTCGGCATACTGGAAGAAGAACCTGTACAATGGACGAAAAAAGCAGGCGAGGAGCACGGGCTCCCCGCCGTCGCCAACACACGGTTGTGCGACAGACCGGGAAAAGTAAGGTGTTTGCTGGGGTACGTCAAGGGGCCGCGGGCACCTTCGCCCGCGGCCCCTCTCCGTCTCTCCCCGGCCGGACGCCGGCCGGCCACGATCAGAAGAAGACGGGCTCCTGGTACGCCCCGAACACTTCCTCCATCGCCGCGCGGATCTCGTACAGCGTGGCGTAGGCGCGGACGGCGTCGAGCATGGCGGGTACCACGTTCTCGGTGGTGCGCGCAACCTGCTTCAGGTGCTCCAGCGCGGCGTCCACCTGCGCCTGGTCGCGGCGCTGGCGCATGGCGGCCATCCGCTCGCGCTGACGGATCTCCGCTTCTTCGGTGATCTTGAGCAGCGGGATCTGCAGCTCCTCGCCTTCTACCGTGAACTCGTTGACGCCCACGATGGTGCGCTCTCCCCGCTCGATCTCCAGCTGCTGCCGGAAGGCGCTGCGGGCGATCTCGCGCTGGAAGTAGCCCACCTCGATGCCGGGCACCACGCCGCCCAGCTTGTCGATCTCGGCGAAGATGCGCTCGGCCTCGGCCTCCATCTGGTCGGTGAGCGCCTCGACGTAGTACGAGCCGGCCAGCGGGTCGATGGTGTTGGGCACCCCGGTCTCGTACGCCAGGATCTGCTGCGTCCGCAGGGCCACCTGCACCGCCCTTTCCGTGGGCAGCGCCAGCGTTTCGTCCATGGAGTTGGTGTGCAGCGACTGCGTACCGCCCAGCACCGCGGCCATGGCCTGGTAGGCCACGCGGACGATGTTGTTTTCCGGCTGCTGCGCGGTAAGCGTGACCCCCGCCGTCTGGGCGTGGGTGCGCAGCCGCCAGCTCTCGGGGTTCTTGGCGCCGAACTCGTCGCGCAGGTGGCGCGCCCAGATGCGGCGGGCGGCGCGGAACTTGGCGATCTCCTCGAAGAAGTCGTTGTGGACGTCCCAGAAGAAGGAGAGGCGCGGCGCGAAGTCGTCCACGTCCAGCCCCCGCTCCACGCCGCGGCGCACGTACTCGAGCCCGTTCTTGAGCGTGTACGCCAGCTCCTGCACCGCGGTGGAGCCCGCCTCGCGGATGTGGTAGCCGCTGATGGAGATGGGGTTGTACTTGGGCGCTTCCTTCGACGCCCACTCGAACATGTCCTCGATCAGCCGCAGCGCCGGCTCGGGCGGGTACACCCAGGCGTGCTGCGCCTGGTACTCCTTGAGGATGTCGTTCTGCACCGTGCCGCGAAGCTGGCTGAACGACACGCCCTGCCGCTCGGCCGCCACGACGTAGAAGCAGAACAGGATGATGGCCGGGCCGTTGATGGTCATCGACACGGAGACCTTGTCCAGCGGGATGCCGCTGAACAGCGTTTCCATGTCGTCGAGCGACGAGATGGCCACGCCGCACTTGCCCACCTCGCCCAGCGACCGCGGGTGGTCGCTGTCGTAGCCCATCAGCGTGGGAAAGTCGAACGCGACGGAAAGGCCGGTCTGCCCGCGCTTGAGCAGGAAGTGGTAGCGCTGGTTCGTCTCCTCGGCGGTGCCGAAGCCGGCGAACTGGCGCATGGTCCACAGCCGCGTGCGGTACATGGTGCCGTACGGCCCGCGGGTGAACGGGTACTCGCCGGGAAGGCCGATGCGCTCGGCGTAGTACGCGGCTTCTTCGGGCGCGGGGCGCGGCCGGTCGAGCGGTGTGTACAGCGGCTCCACCTCCACCCCGGAGACCGTGGTGAATGAGGCGTCGCGGGCCCCGGTGCGCTCGTACGCGCCCTCCCAGGCGGCCAGGTCGGCCTTCAGCCGCTCGATCTCGCGGTCCTTTTCGTCCAGGGCGCGGACCAGGTCGGGAGAGACGTTGTGCTCGACGGTGCTCATGTTGCTCCTCCGGCGGGGCCCAGCCCCAGTTGGTTCACGATGAGGTCGGCGACGGCGTACGGCGACACTTCTCCCCCTTCGAGCGCGGCGAGGTGCGACTCCAGGATCTGCTCACCCGGGCCCCGCTGCCAGGCAAGGCGACGCAACCGGCGCTCCACCACGGCGCGCACCCGCTCGGCCAGGCGCGCCTGACGGCGGCGGCTCAGCTCGCCCGACTCGTGCAGATACACCCGATGCTGGTCCAGCGTTCGCGCCAGCTCCTCGAGCCCCTCCCCGGTCTGCGCCACCGTCTTGAGCACGGGGATGGCCCATTCCCCGCCCTGCTCGGCCGCCGCCTTCACCCCTTCGCGCGCGGCTTTCTGCACGGACTTGAGGCTGACGCCGTGGTGGCCCGCGTTCGTGGGCATGTCGCCCAGGCGCATGTGCAGCATCACCTCGATCTCCTGCGCCAGCCGGTCGGCCCCGGGACGGTCGGCCTTGTTGATGACGAAGATGTCGGCCACCTCCATCAACCCCGCCTTCATCGCCTGGATGCTGTCGCCCGACTCGGGGACCAGGACGACGACGCTCGTGTCCGCCGTCCCCGCGATCTCCAGCTCCGACTGGCCCACGCCCACCGTTTCCAGCACCACGCGGTCGTAGCCGTACGCGTCCAGCAGGTCGGCGACTTCCTTCGTAGTCGTCGCGAGCCCGCCCAGGTGGCCGCGCGTCGCCATCGAGCGGATGAAGATCCCCGGGTCGGTGGAGATGTTGGTCATCCGGATGCGGTCGCCCAACAGCGCCCCGCCCGTGAACGGCGACGATGGGTCCACCGCGACGATGCCGATGCGCTCGTCCAGCGTGCGCAGGTGAAGCGCCAGCTTGGAGGTGAGCGTGGACTTGCCCGCGCCCGGGGGCCCGGTGATGCCCACGCGATGCGCGCGGCCCATGTCGGCGTGCAGGTCGTGGAGAACGCGCTCGAACCCCGCGCGCCCGTTTTCGACGATGGAGATGGCGCGCGCGAGCGCGGTGCGCTGCCCGGCGCGGAAGCCCGTGAGCAGGTCGGCGTGCGGCGCGGCTTGGATTTCGGCGGTCATACGAGGAAAGTGCCGAAAACGCTGGCTTTGTGTCAAGCGAGCGAACGATCGAACGGAGGGAGAAAAGTGCGTTAGTGCGTTAGTGCATTAGTGCGTTAGTTCGTGAGTGCGGGACTGGAACTACGACTGCCCGCTGACGGACTTCAGCGGGGGAGGACCAGGTAGCCCCCGATCTGCCGCACGACCGTTCCCGGCGTCGGTGGCATACGGTTCACCACGGTCGCCGTATCACCGACCTGCATCGTGCCGTCGGACATCCTGGGCCCGCCCACGGTGATGGTTTCCAGCAGGAGCTGC
The genomic region above belongs to Longimicrobium sp. and contains:
- the fusA gene encoding elongation factor G, which translates into the protein MARTTPLEKYRNIGIMAHIDAGKTTTTERILYYTGRTHKIGEVHEGAATMDWMEQEQERGITITSAATTCQWSRFDEMYRINIIDTPGHVDFTVEVERSLRVLDGAVCVFDAVAGVEPQSETVWRQADKYGVPRICFVNKMDRTGANFDRCVAMIVDRLGANPMPIHLPIGDGEKFVGIVDVLRQVELIYDDNTMGKNWVEQPIREELKERAAAARFALVEGSVEHDEGLMERYLEGEEIPEAELRRAIRNATISGAIVPVLTGSAFKNKGVQQLLDSVIDYLPAPVDIPAIKGTDPENDDAAIERHATDDEPFSALAFKIATDPFVGKLTFFRVYSGVISSGSHVLNSTKGKRERLGRILQMHANKREEIPEVRAGDIAAAIGLKDTTTGNTLCDPEHPVVLESMTFPEPVIDVAIEPKTKVDQDKMGEALRRLADEDPTFRVHTDQETGQTIISGMGELHLEILVDRMLREFKVDANVGRPQVAYRETIRKLVEKVEGKFVRQTGGSGQYGHVVINMMPADPGQGFVFEDKIVGGVIPREFIKPSEQGLREAMDTGVLAGYPMVDVKVQLVFGSYHDVDSSEIAFKIAASMAFKEAARRAQPVLLEPVMSVEVITPSDYMGDVIGDLSSRRGKIQGMDQRGEAQVINAMVPLSEMFGYSTSLRSMSQGRAVYSMQFAQYEEVPKSKAEEIVAKVRG
- the rpsG gene encoding 30S ribosomal protein S7, with the translated sequence MSRRTRAVKRPIIPDPVYGSDSVTKFVNTLMLDGKKSTAESIFYNAMTTLEERSGQPAETVFKAALNNAKPVLEVKSRRVGGATYQVPVEVRPERRTALAMRWLVGYARARGEKTMADRLAAELLAASRNEGATIKKKDDTHRMAEANKAFAHYRW
- the rpsL gene encoding 30S ribosomal protein S12, whose protein sequence is MPTINQLVRHGRQTLINKSKSPAMRNNPQKRGVCTRVYTTTPKKPNSALRKVARVRLTNGFEVTAYIPGEGHNLQEHSIVLIRGGRVKDLPGVRYHIIRGTLDASGVNDRRQSRSKYGAKRPKPGQPAGKGAPAGKGGKGKR
- a CDS encoding acyl-CoA mutase large subunit family protein, giving the protein MKADLAAWEGAYERTGARDASFTTVSGVEVEPLYTPLDRPRPAPEEAAYYAERIGLPGEYPFTRGPYGTMYRTRLWTMRQFAGFGTAEETNQRYHFLLKRGQTGLSVAFDFPTLMGYDSDHPRSLGEVGKCGVAISSLDDMETLFSGIPLDKVSVSMTINGPAIILFCFYVVAAERQGVSFSQLRGTVQNDILKEYQAQHAWVYPPEPALRLIEDMFEWASKEAPKYNPISISGYHIREAGSTAVQELAYTLKNGLEYVRRGVERGLDVDDFAPRLSFFWDVHNDFFEEIAKFRAARRIWARHLRDEFGAKNPESWRLRTHAQTAGVTLTAQQPENNIVRVAYQAMAAVLGGTQSLHTNSMDETLALPTERAVQVALRTQQILAYETGVPNTIDPLAGSYYVEALTDQMEAEAERIFAEIDKLGGVVPGIEVGYFQREIARSAFRQQLEIERGERTIVGVNEFTVEGEELQIPLLKITEEAEIRQRERMAAMRQRRDQAQVDAALEHLKQVARTTENVVPAMLDAVRAYATLYEIRAAMEEVFGAYQEPVFF
- the meaB gene encoding methylmalonyl Co-A mutase-associated GTPase MeaB, which produces MTAEIQAAPHADLLTGFRAGQRTALARAISIVENGRAGFERVLHDLHADMGRAHRVGITGPPGAGKSTLTSKLALHLRTLDERIGIVAVDPSSPFTGGALLGDRIRMTNISTDPGIFIRSMATRGHLGGLATTTKEVADLLDAYGYDRVVLETVGVGQSELEIAGTADTSVVVLVPESGDSIQAMKAGLMEVADIFVINKADRPGADRLAQEIEVMLHMRLGDMPTNAGHHGVSLKSVQKAAREGVKAAAEQGGEWAIPVLKTVAQTGEGLEELARTLDQHRVYLHESGELSRRRQARLAERVRAVVERRLRRLAWQRGPGEQILESHLAALEGGEVSPYAVADLIVNQLGLGPAGGAT